The genome window CTGTTCGGCGGGCGGATGTTCCCCGGGGTCCATCGCAGGGCTCGTTTCCGCATTCGCGAGTCGGGCGACCGCTACGCCCTCACGATGCAGGCGGGGGCGCACAGTCTCGACGCCGACGTCGAGGTGGGCGGCGAGTGGACGAGCGGGGTCTTCGGCTCCGTCGACGAGGCATCGGACTTCTATCGCGCAGGTCGCATCGGATGGTCGCTGGGCCGTGACGGACGAACCGTCGAGCCGGTCGCCCTGTCGACGGAGGAGTGGAAGGTCGAGGGCGCGCAGCTGCACCATCTGCGGTCATCGTTCTTCGACGCGCTTCCCGAGGGATCCGCGGTCTTCGACAGCGTGGTCGTGATGCGGGATCTCCCGCTGGTGCTGACCGATGCTCGGCGTTTTGCGGATGCCGAGAAGCTCAGCCCAGCAGGAACATGATCAGGATCAGCACCGGGAGGCATCCGAGCGTCGTGAGGAACACCGTGTCGCGTGAGATCGTCTCGCCGATGTCGTACCGCTGCGAGTAGTTGAAGACGTTCTGCGCCGTCGGCAGCGCGGCGAGGATGACCACGATCAGCACCTCGGTCGACGACAGCCCGAACACGAATTCTGCGGCGGCCCACGCGATCAGCGGCATCGCGATGAGCTTGAGCAGAGTGGCGAGGATGATGTCCCGGCGGTGGCCCGGAGCGCCGAGCACTCGCTGGCCGTGGAGCGAGATGCCGTAGCTGATGAGCAGCACCGGCACCGCTGCGTCGGCGATGAGCTGGGCGGGCTCCATGACGATCGGCGGAACCGTGAGGCCGAGGACCGAGACGAGGGTCCCGAGCAGTGAGGCGATGATGATCGGGTTCGTCGCCGTGCGGGCGAGCGTCTTGCCCAGCGAGACTCTGTCGCTGGTGACCGCGTCGAGGATCGTGAGTGAGATCGGGGTGAACACCAGCAGCTGCATGAGCACCACGGGGGCGGGGTAGGCGGCACTGCCCAGCAGGTAGAGGGACAGCGGGATGCCGATGTTGTTCGAGTTGACCTGGCCGGCGGACAGGGCGCCGATCAGCGTCTCGCCGACGGGTCGCTTCCACCAGAGGCGCGCGACGAGGGTGTAGACCGCGATGATCGACACGGCGGCGATCGCCGAGACCGGCAGCAGCGCGGAGAACAGCATCTTCGCGTCGGCGTGAGCGAGCACCGTGAACAGCAGGAAAGGCGAGAGCACGAAGAAGATGAGGCGGCCGAGCACGTGCCGGGCGTGTGGCCCGAGCAGATCGATCCGTCCGAGCACGTAACCGAGGGCGATCGCGACTCCCACGACGGCGAATCCGGTGAGAGTCTCGAGCATGGTTCGAGCGTACCGAGGCCGGGTTCACGTCGTCGCAACGGCCTGAACACGCGGCCACGGAAGGCTTAGCAGGTCGAGCGACTCCGCGTCAATGGCCGGGCCCCGACGAGCGTCAGGAGACCTGTCGCCATACGCTGGAGTAACGACGAGCCGCAGTATGCCGCTCTCCGTCGGTCGAACCAGACGGTGCCCTCGAGTTCTCTCGGTCTTGAGCGCCCACATGGGGGTGGGTGCGCTTGCGGACCTTCTCAATCGACTGCTCCGGTCCTCCCCGTTCGGGCGAGGGAGGACCGGGACCAACTCCGTCGAGTCGATCCGGCTACTTGAAGCGGAGCATCCTCTGCACGGCCTTCACGCCGGCATTCGCACTGCGGGCGCGCATCGCCGATTCGAGCTCCTCGAGGGAGTCTCTTGTATTCACGCGCGGCTCGACGAGGTAGAGGTCGCGGAAGACCAGGTACCAGAAGTCGCTCAGCATCAGCCGGTAGAGATCGTTGAGCGCGCGGTCCGTGAGGAACTCGAAGAGCTCGACATGCGTCTCGATCCAGCCCTCGCCGGTCTCGACCGATTCGATAGCGTCGTGGATCAGCTCGCAGGCGATGACGAGGTCCTTCTCGGACAGTGCGAGCGCTGCCTCGCGAATGATCTCGCCGCCCTGCGACGCGGCGAACTCGCGGGTGATGCGCGAGCGCTCATCCGTGATGTCGGTCACCATCGAGTAGCGGTTCGCGTGCACCTCCATCAACCCGGCGCGGGCGAGACGCTGCACGGCCTCGCGCACCGGCGTGCGCGTGACGCCGAGGTCGTCGGCGATCGCCTTGTCGCTCAGCTTCGCCCCCGGAGCATAGGTGCCGTCGGCGATGGATGTAGCGAGGCGGCGGAAGAGCTCGTCCGGCCCCAGGTTCCGCTGCGCCCCAGGCGCAACGGGAAGTTCAGGTCCCATATCGATATATTACTTCCCTTAACAAAGGAAGCGTGTCTTTGCGGGTTCCTCGCCTCCAGCGCCACCGAAGGTGACGATTGGACCGTCAATTCTCGGCACTGCCCTCGGCGCCGAAATATCCGTGATAGACCTACAGCAGGCGCTGACCTGTTGACGCGGTCGATGACGATGCCCCTCCTTAATGGAAGGTTCGTCATGCTCCGCACGCGCGCCCTACTGTGCACGATCGCCGTCGCGGCGTTTCTCACCCTCGCGGTCGTGCCTCCGGCGACAGCCGCAACGACGATCGACGGTCCGATCGATCTGGGTACCGCCGCCCCCTTCGCGGTGCTGGCATCGTCGACGGTCACGAACACCGGACCGTCGGTGATCGGCGGCGACGTGGGGCTCAGCCCCGGTACGTCGATCACGGGGATACCCCCTGCGGTCGTCAACGGCACCGTGCATGCGACTGACGCCGTCGCGGCCGAGGCTCAGGCGGATCTGACCACGGCTTACGGCGTCGCTGCAGGGCTCACTCCCATGGCGTCGGGCCTGGGTGATCTCACGGGTGCGTCGCTCACGCCGGGCGTTTACGCGGGAGACACGCTCTCGGTGACAGGGCAGCTGACTCTCGCCGGAACCGCCGAATCGGTCTGGATCTTCCAGGCGGCATCGACGCTCACCATCGGATCGGGCGCGATCGTCACCGTGACCGGCGGCGCGAGCGCGTGCAACGTGTTCTGGCAGGTGGGAAGTTCGGCCACGATCGGCTCCGGTGCGCAGTTCGTCGGGACGGTGATGGCGGACATCTCGGTGACTGCGCAGACCGCCGCGACCATCACCGGTCGTCTCCTGGCACGCACCGGTGCAGTGACGCTCGACACCGACACCCTCACCGCCCCGACCGGCTGCACCACCACGCCGGGCACAGTCACCACGAGTCCCGAGGTCACGTCTGCGTCGCCGCCGACGGGGCGGGTCGGTGTGGACTATTCGCACACGATCACTGCGGAGGGTGCTCCGCAGCCGGAGTACTCCGTCGTGGGCGGGGCGCTTCCGCCCGGCCTGGTGCTCGACGCCGTGACCGGGATCATCTCCGGACAGCCCACGGTCGCCGGAGCCTACCTGTTCACCATTCGCGCAAGCAACGGTGCTTCCCCCGACGCGGATGCGTCCTATGAGATCACGATCGCGCCCGCCGTGGCTCCGGCCGCCGAGAACGACGGTGGTGCAGTGGATTCGGCTGGCGAGCTCGCAGAGAGTGGTCTCGACTCCGGTCCGGCGTCACTGGCGATCGCGGTCGCATTCCTCGTCTGCGGGGGCGTTCTGACGGTCGTGCGTCGGATCCCTGGGCGTCGCTCCGCGTCGATCCCGCGATAGCGGGATCACGTGAGAGAGGCTCTCGCCGAGCGAATCGAGTGGCGCAGAGGTGTGCGGAGATTGCTCGGAATCCGGACCTGACCTGGAAAAGCGGAAACCCCCGCCATGTAGAAGCTAGGCGAGGGTTCCTAAGGTGACTGTAATGATCACCCTGTGGCTCCGACGGGCGTCGATCCCGTGACCTCACGATTTTCAGTTGGATGTGGTGGGGCAGTGGGTGCTCGTTGGTCGCCGTTTGCCGCGAGATTCTGGGTTAGTCGTCACGGTTGGCCGCGGCTGGTCGAGGGTGGTTTCAGCGGAGCGACCGGCACAGAACCGGCACGGAGAGTCCCTAGCCCTTCACAACCGAACGCGCCACCGCGCGGCAAGTCTGGATGTACGTCTGGAGAAGGTTAGGGCTGAACCGGGGGCTGAGCAGAAGGTGGCCAGGAGACGCGCCATTGATGTGCGCTCCGTAGTACTTCTTGACCACGTCCTTGTATTCCGAGACGCCCGAGTGAGCGACCTTGTTCCGCACGATTCGCATTTCTTCAAGCTGGCCGGCAGCCGCGACGCAAGCTGAGTGGAGGTTCTCGTTTGGGGCGAGGATGTGCTTGGTGGCGTCGCGGACAAATTTTGGCTTAGACCACTTGAGGAGAACAGGGCTGTTTCGGTTGTAGGTCCGAAACCCGGCCTCAGCCGCGGTTGTGCTTCGAAATGACGGCACGAGCAAGACAGCGCTGGTCCCATCCACGTACGGCGCGCCGCAGGCTAGACGAACGGCGACACCTTGCAGGAATTCTTGCAAGTCGTCGAACAGTCGCATCATGATCAGCTCGGCAAGGAGCTTTCGGACCTGGTGATCGGCGATCGATGGGAGACCCTGCGCCAGAACAGTGTGGCGCGCGCTTTTTTGCAGGAAGAGCGCGTGTGCGACTTCCACCCGAGGGGCTGGCATGGCTCAAGACGCAAGGAAGTCCGAGATGTACTGGAGTCGAACTTCTCGAGCCCTGATGCGCTGTGTGCTGGATGTGCATGCCGCGACGAACTCCAGGTCTGCCGGAGGACGCTCGGTAACGGGACGAGGATCGTTGAAACGTGCGTCGATATCGCTAAGTGCACGCTCGAGTTTGGCCGTGGTAGGAATTCGGCTGAGTGCAGCCAGCGCGAGGACCAACGAGTAGTACACGGGCGGTCGCGAGAAGATGGTCTCTCGAACGTAGGTGGGATCGACTGAGGCTATCGCGCTGTACACGCGTTCCAGCGTGGTCTCGACGTTGTTTCGTTCGGGGAAGTCTTCATCCCACTTCTTGTATGCGTTGTCGATGCGGCGCGCGCTGTAGTCTTCCATCCCGTCGACCAGCGCCATTGTGATCTCCGCTGTGAACTGAACCTCCACCATGCGGGAGATGTCGTTCGCTGAGAAGATGTTGAGACCGCGCCATAGAGGAAGGCGTCCGGCAGCCTCGCGAAGGCAGAACTGGTGAAACTCACCGCTGTACTGCGCCGACCTCTTTTCCTGGGCGTTGAGAGTCTTGGAGACTGCATTCAATCGCCCAAAAATCTCGATCACGTCCCCATCGTCCGCTCCAATCAGGTACGCGACCGGCAGCTTCGACATCAGAAAGCGCTCTCGCTGCGTCGCTGTCAATGATGAGAACTTGACGCGGCGACCGTGATCAGGATGCCTGGCCGTGAACTTGTCCTCTCGGAAGTCGAGGATGGAGCGGATGCGCTGCTGGCCATCAACCACCTCCTTCACGGTTCGTTCCTTCTCGAGGTCAATGGTGTGACGGATATAGATCGACGGCACCGGCATCAACTCGAAAATCGAGTTGACTAGGTAGGCCTTGTGGGCGTTCGTCCACACGGCGCGACGCTGATACCAAGGCGAAATATTCAGTTCGCCCCGCGTGTGTGCATTGATGATGTCTTGAATCACCATCGACTCGTAGTCAACGCGTTCCATGTAGTCGCTCCAATGCTCGTCTTCCGCACGTCACACTACCGGCTGTGCGCTCGCGGGGTCGCCGGGCTGTGAAGAGGAGCGCGCGGACCGCAGCGCAGCGAGGACCGCACGCACCGCAGGCGCAGCCCGGCGACCAGGCCGGCCGGAGGCCGGCCCTTGAATGAGTAAAGAAAGTTCTCACAGTTCGGATGCCGCAGCGCCTGAGGGTGTCACCTCCAGGCAGACTTGCCGACTGCGATCAGGGTTGTCGCGTGCCGCTGATCGTCGTGGGGTGATCCGCCTGGCGTCGAGTTCCCCCGTTTAGATGGGGTTGACTATCGCGAGATTCCGACATTTTCCTCCAGTGCATTCTTAGCTTTTGACCTGGCTCTTTTTGCCATCGGAGTTCGAGAAGGGTGCGCTTATAGTCTTGTCCGGAGCTGATGGGAAGCCAGAAGGCCTCCGAGTGTGTCGGGGTGCCTTCGCAGTCTTGAGCTGTACCCGCAACTGCGGGAACACAACTCAAACAGGAGGACACCATGGCAATCCAGACATCTATTCCGGTCAACTTCGAGGCGTACTTCCCACGCGGGGCTTCATGGTCGGCGAAGTCGAGCCCGTCGTGAAGTGGTCGGATGACGGACAGCGTCAGGGGCAGGATCTCGACAAGAACACCGGCCACCCTCTGTGGCAGGTTCGCGTAATCGACGCCGATCCCGACGCTCGCAAGGGGCAGAACGAGGTCACCGTCAAGCTCGCGAGCATCGCGGAGCCAACTGCGCCGCCGGAGGCCAACGGCCTCCCGTTCCGCCCGATTTTCTTTGAGGGGCTGTCTGTCACTCCCTACGTCAAGGAGACCGGTGGCCGCCCTCGTGTGGCGTACTCACTCCGCGCAGCAGAGATGAAGCCTGCTCCGAAGTCTCGCGGCGGTGAGTGATGGCCTATCCGCGCTCCGTGCTCCGCCAGTACTGGACAGGGGAGAGGCCCCGGCTGTGGCGCATTGGTCGGTGGATGCTCGGAACTGCGTTGATCCTGGCGCCGTTCGCCTTCTTCCTCCAAACCCCACGAAACGTGATCGCGCTCCTGATTGTCGCCATGATCGTCATCGTCGTCGGACGGCGGTTGCTGGCTGGTCGAGACATGCATGCAGTCCTGTTGCGTCGGTGGCAGAGAGAGATGTCCTTGCACGTGCAGGCGGCGTGGCCGGCTCTCGCGCACACGCTGCGCTTGCAGATCCGAACCCTCGACGGACGGACGATCTTCGCCGGTCTCGGGGCTCCTCGTTGGGAAGGCATGACGCTGGTTGCCGCTGTCTTTCTCCCGCAGGGCCTCGTGCGTGAGGATCTCGTGTCCGCCAGCGACCGGATTACGCACGCCTTCTCCGCGCTCCGCGCCTCCGTGCACGGACAGCAGATCAGTGCTCTCCAGTTGCACATCGAGTTCGTCGACGCCTTCGGGCGACCACCTCATCGCCGTTAGGGGCGGGTTGGTCGCGATGGGAGACGCCGACTGAGAGCGCCAATGGCGGCTGCGAGGGTCTGGGCGGTTTCGTCTCGCTTCGCTTCTCACTAAGAAAAGCGGAAACCCCCGCCATGTAGAAGCTAGGCGAGGGTTCCTAAGGTGACTGTAATGATCACCCTGTGGCTCCGACGGGCGTCGATCCCGTGACCTCACGATTTTCAGTCGTGCGCTCTACCAACTGAGCTACAGAGCCATGCGACCGGCTGAACCTGCCGCATCTAGACGAAAGGCCCTTCTCGAAGAAAAGGGCCCGTCGCTTAGAGCGACCCTGACGGGACTTGAACCCGCGACCTCCGCCGTGACAGGGCGGCACGCTAACCAACTGCGCTACAGGGCCATACTTGTTTTCAATTGTACCGGAAGGAGTGACCCCAACGGGATTCGAACCCGTGCTACCGCCGTGAAAGGGCGGCGTCCTAGGCCGCTAAACGATGGGGCCGAAGTCTGTCCCGGAGGACTTCCTTGCCGACGCTCAAGCATAAGGGAAGATTCGAGCAAAACGCGAATCGAGGGCGAGCCTGCTGTCGCCCGGGCGTGTTCGGGGGGACGATGAAGTCGTATCACTGTGCCCTCAAACCCTGTCCGCTACCTGTTGCGGATGTGAAGGATGTTGTTAGTGTGGCATTTGTGAAACCGGCGGAAGGGGCCGTGTGAACGACAAGCACTCCTCGAAGGATGCTGCCACGGCATCCGACGATTGCGGCTGCGCGCCCACACCTGCAGAAAGCCGAGCGTTCTGGAAGAACGGCTCGGTCACTCGTCGGAGTGCGCTCACGATGGGCGCACTCAGCGTCGTCGCGCTCAGCGCCTTCGGTGTCTCCTCCGGGGTGACCGCCGCATACGCCGCGACATACCCCAGCTGGGACGACGTACAGCGTGCCATGGCGAACCAGTCCTCCAAGGCCGCCGAGGTCACGCGCATCGAGGGGCTCATCCAGTCGCTCACGCAGCGGGTCGCCGACGCTCAGGCCAAGGCACAGCTCGCCGGTGAGGAGTACAACACCGCACAGCTGGCGTACTTCGACGCGATCGCCGTCGCCGAGGAGCTGCAGGCTCAGGCCGACGCGCAGGCCGTCGTCGCCGACGACGCGACCAAGAAGGCCGCCCAGCTCGCCGCCCAGCTCTACCGCAACGGCGGCGACGACACCGCCCTCGAACTGTTCTTCGCCGGCTCCGCAGACAACGCCGACGAGCTGCTCTCGCGCCTCGGCTCGATGGACAAGGTCTACCAGTACAACCAGACGGTCCATGACAACGCGGTCGCCGCACGCAACTCCGCGCAGTCGCTGACCGATCAGGCCGTCGTCGCCCGCACCGAGCGCGACCGTCTGCAGCAGATCGCCGAGCAGAAGATGATCGAGGCGCAGGCCGCAGCGGATGCCGCTCAGGTCGCTCTCGACGAGCAGACGGCGAACCTCTCCACGATGCAGGCTCAGCTCGCAGCCCTCAAGGATGCGACGGCCACGACCGTCGCGGGCTACCAGGAGGGCGTGCGCGTAGCCGAAGAGCAGCGCAGGCAGCGCGAGGCCGCCGAGGCCGCAGCGGCCGCAGCCGGGAACAACGGCGGCGGCGGCGGAGGAGGCGGTGGGGGCACCGGAGGATCACCGGGAACCGGTGGATGGGTACGCCCGCATGGCGGCCACCGCAGCGCCGGATACGGCCCGCGCCCCAAGCCCTGTGCGGCCTGCTCCGGCTACCACTACGGGGTCGACCTCGCCAACGGCTGCGGAGCGGCGATCTACGCGGCGAACTCGGGGACCGTCGACTACGCCGGCCCGCGAGGGAACTACGGCAACTACATCCGCATCCAGCACGGCGGCGGCGTCTCGTCGGGCTACGCCCACATCCGCGACGGCGGATTCGCCGTCCGCAACGGCGCGCGGGTGAGCTCCGGTCAGGTCATCGCCTATGCGGGCAACACCGGAGCATCCGTCGGGTGCCACCTGCACTTCGAGGTCTACCTCAACGGGGCGTACACGAACCCGATCACCTTCCTCGCCGACCGGGGCATCTCGGTCTGAGACGAGCGTCTGCGACGAAGAAGACCCCCGACCGCTGAGCGGAACCGGGGGTCTTCTTCGTGAAGCAGAGAGTCAGTGACCCTGCTCGCCGAAACGGACGATCGCCTCGTCGAGGATGCGCTGCGCCTCTGCGGCGTCGCCCCACTCGTCGACCTTGACCCACTTGTTGGGCTCGAGGTCCTTGTAGTGCTCGAAGAAGTGCGCGATCTCCTTCTTCGTGTACTCGGCGATGTCGTCGATGTCCTGGATGTGCGCCCAGCGGGGGTCCTTCGAGAGCACGGCGACGAGCTTGTCGTCTCCGCCGGCCTCGTCGCTCATCTTGAGCACGGCGACGGGGCGCACCTCGACGACGACGCCCGGGTAGATGGCGTGGTCGAGGAGCACGAGCACGTCGAGCGGGTCGCCGTCCTCGCCGAGGGTGTTGTCGAAGTAGCCGTAGTCGGCCGGGTACCCGAAGGTCGTGTAGAGCACGCGGTCGAGGTGCACTCGTCCGGTCTCGTGGTCGACCTCGTACTTCACGCGGCTGCCGCGCGGGATCTCGATGACGGCGTCGTGTGCGCCCATGCGTGTGCTCCTCAGAAAAGACGGTTGGATGCCGCGCACTAGCCTACCTGCGGGCGGCCGAGCGCCTCTGACGTCTTCCGCAGCGAGACGTCAGCCCGCCGCGCGGCGGCGCAGTGCGACACGGTCCAGCAGCTTCGTCACGACGCCGCTGAGCAGCAGGACGAGGAGCCCCGCGTACCCATAGGGCTGGACGAACACCGCGATCGCCAGGGCGATGAGAAATAGGATGATGGCGGCCAGATCGCCGATGACCCCCGCCCGCAGCGTCTCGACCGGGGTGGTGGTGAAGTCGGGGTGGCGAAGCAGATAGAGCCATCCGGCGAGCGTCGTGACCTGCGTGAGGATCAGGGTGCCGATGTAGACCACCGGCTGCAGCAGGTCGGTGTCCATCTGACCGATCATCGCGGTCGGCACCGGCAGCCAGACGATGGTCGCCATCCACGCGATGTTGATCCACAGCAGAGGGCTCGTGATCCACTCCACGTCGCGGTACTGGCGGTGATGTCCCATCCAGAACGTCGCGATGAGGACGAAGCTGAGCCCGAAGCTCAGCAGCTGGCCGGAATGCTCGTCGAAGAACTCCGCGGTGCTCAGCCTGTTCGATGCGGCATCCGACACCGACTCCATGAGCGGCAGGATCAGCAGTGTCATCGCGATCGCCACCACCGCATCGACGAACGCCTTGAACCGCTCGGTCCGGAACCGCACTGTGTGTTCTCTCATGTCGTCAGGGTGTTCTGCCACGGCGCCAGGTTAGGACCACATGCACACGCCGCGCGACCACCGTACGGCGATCCGTCGTCGTGATCTACCGTGGAGCTGTGCCCTCGCTCTCACCCGCCATCGCCGAGATCCGCCTCGCCGTGCGCACTGCGCTCGCCGATCTGCCCGAGGGGTCTGCTGTCGTCGTCGCGCTCTCCGGAGGTGCCGATTCGCTCGCCCTCGCCGCGGCGACCGCGTTCGAAGCGCCCAAGCTCGGCCTGCGAGTGGGGAGCCTCACGGTCGACCACGGTCTTCAGGACGACTCGGATGCCGTCGCCGCCCGCGCCGCGCAGACAGCGACAGCCCTCGGACTCGGCGCCCTCATCGTGCGCGTCGACGTGGGCGACGAGGGCGGCCCCGAGGCGGCGGCACGCGATGCCCGATACCGGGCGCTGAAGGATGCGGCAGCGGATGTCGGCGCGTCGGCCGTGCTGCTCGGACACACTCTCGATGACCAGGCCGAGACCGTGCTGCTCGGGCTCGCCCGCGGATCCGGCGCCGCGAGCCTGCAGGGCATGGCGCCGGTGCGCGAGGACGACGACGGAGTGCGGTGGGTGAGGCCGCTGCTCGGGGTGCGGCGCGAGACGACGCGCGCGTTCTGCGCGGCATCCGATCTCGAGGTCTGGGACGACCCCCACAACTCCGAGGACCGCTTCGCGCGGGTGCGCGTGCGCGAGCGGGTCCTGCCGGTTCTCGAGTCAGAGCTGGGACCGGGCATCGCCGAGGCCCTCGCCCGCACAGCCGAACAGCTTCGCGAGGATGCGGAGGCGTTCGACGAGATGATCCACGAGACCATCGAGGACATCGTCGAGCATGCCGAGGCGGGGATCTCCGTGAGTGTCGCCGCTCTCGCCGCCAACCCTGCCGCTCTCCGCAACCGGATCATCCGCCTCATCGTCGACAGCGAGTTCGGCGTGAGCCTGACGAGGCTGCAGACCCTCGAGGTCGCGCGTCTCGCGACGGACTGGGCGGGTCAGGGGCCCATCGATCTGCCCGCGTGCTCCGCGGCCCGGCTCGGCGGACGGATCGTCTTCGCCGCGCGCTGAGTCGGAGCACCCGTTTCGTCTCGCTTCGCTCGCTCGACGACCGGGGCCTGGCTCAACGACCGGGGCCTGGCTCAACGAGTGAGGGCGGGGAGCGACCGACGCGGCGCGCGCCGACCGCCCCGCCGGGTGCTACTTCTTGCCTCCGCCGAGCAGGCCGCCCAGCAGGTCGCCGATCCCGCCGCCGCCCGAGGACTTGCCTCCGCCGAGCAGGCCGCCCAGCAGGTCGCCGATTCCGCCGCCGCCCGAGGAGCTTCCTCCACCGAGCAGGCCACCGATCACATCGCCGATTCCGCCGCCGCCGGACTGCGCCTCTGCCGTCTCGGTCTTCGTCGACGTGCCCTTGGTCGCGTTGGCGATCAGGCCCATCACGATCGGGGCGAGGATCGGGAGCAGCTTGCCGAAGTCGATGCCTGCGGTCTCCTTCGACTCGGTGAGCTTCTGCGTGACCTTCTTCTCGTCGGCGCCGAGGATGTGCGAGACGATCTTGCCGCCGTCCGCCTGGTCGATGTCGTCGACCTTCGAGGCGCCGGCCTTGCCCTCGTGGCGCTTGAGCGCGCTCTCGATCGCGGAGGAGCCCTCTGGGGTCGAGGCGTTCTTCGCCAGGCCGCCCAGCAGCACGGCGCCGCCCTGCTCGACGGCGGACTTGGCGACCTCGGGGGAGACTCCGAGCTTCGCGGCGATGT of Microbacterium sp. LWH13-1.2 contains these proteins:
- a CDS encoding DUF2071 domain-containing protein, with translation MPIIRDVRAQLRRRLLISYRVDPVVAATMLPDGFRPQIIGGTALAGVCVLGLESIRPSGVDRRWGLRSENAAHRIAVEWDGPESVEQGVFIFERHSSAWHPVLFGGRMFPGVHRRARFRIRESGDRYALTMQAGAHSLDADVEVGGEWTSGVFGSVDEASDFYRAGRIGWSLGRDGRTVEPVALSTEEWKVEGAQLHHLRSSFFDALPEGSAVFDSVVVMRDLPLVLTDARRFADAEKLSPAGT
- a CDS encoding AEC family transporter — protein: MLETLTGFAVVGVAIALGYVLGRIDLLGPHARHVLGRLIFFVLSPFLLFTVLAHADAKMLFSALLPVSAIAAVSIIAVYTLVARLWWKRPVGETLIGALSAGQVNSNNIGIPLSLYLLGSAAYPAPVVLMQLLVFTPISLTILDAVTSDRVSLGKTLARTATNPIIIASLLGTLVSVLGLTVPPIVMEPAQLIADAAVPVLLISYGISLHGQRVLGAPGHRRDIILATLLKLIAMPLIAWAAAEFVFGLSSTEVLIVVILAALPTAQNVFNYSQRYDIGETISRDTVFLTTLGCLPVLILIMFLLG
- a CDS encoding GntR family transcriptional regulator, whose protein sequence is MGPELPVAPGAQRNLGPDELFRRLATSIADGTYAPGAKLSDKAIADDLGVTRTPVREAVQRLARAGLMEVHANRYSMVTDITDERSRITREFAASQGGEIIREAALALSEKDLVIACELIHDAIESVETGEGWIETHVELFEFLTDRALNDLYRLMLSDFWYLVFRDLYLVEPRVNTRDSLEELESAMRARSANAGVKAVQRMLRFK
- a CDS encoding ice-binding family protein, with protein sequence MLRTRALLCTIAVAAFLTLAVVPPATAATTIDGPIDLGTAAPFAVLASSTVTNTGPSVIGGDVGLSPGTSITGIPPAVVNGTVHATDAVAAEAQADLTTAYGVAAGLTPMASGLGDLTGASLTPGVYAGDTLSVTGQLTLAGTAESVWIFQAASTLTIGSGAIVTVTGGASACNVFWQVGSSATIGSGAQFVGTVMADISVTAQTAATITGRLLARTGAVTLDTDTLTAPTGCTTTPGTVTTSPEVTSASPPTGRVGVDYSHTITAEGAPQPEYSVVGGALPPGLVLDAVTGIISGQPTVAGAYLFTIRASNGASPDADASYEITIAPAVAPAAENDGGAVDSAGELAESGLDSGPASLAIAVAFLVCGGVLTVVRRIPGRRSASIPR
- a CDS encoding DUF262 domain-containing protein — translated: MERVDYESMVIQDIINAHTRGELNISPWYQRRAVWTNAHKAYLVNSIFELMPVPSIYIRHTIDLEKERTVKEVVDGQQRIRSILDFREDKFTARHPDHGRRVKFSSLTATQRERFLMSKLPVAYLIGADDGDVIEIFGRLNAVSKTLNAQEKRSAQYSGEFHQFCLREAAGRLPLWRGLNIFSANDISRMVEVQFTAEITMALVDGMEDYSARRIDNAYKKWDEDFPERNNVETTLERVYSAIASVDPTYVRETIFSRPPVYYSLVLALAALSRIPTTAKLERALSDIDARFNDPRPVTERPPADLEFVAACTSSTQRIRAREVRLQYISDFLAS
- a CDS encoding plasmid replication, integration and excision activator; this translates as MVGEVEPVVKWSDDGQRQGQDLDKNTGHPLWQVRVIDADPDARKGQNEVTVKLASIAEPTAPPEANGLPFRPIFFEGLSVTPYVKETGGRPRVAYSLRAAEMKPAPKSRGGE
- a CDS encoding M23 family metallopeptidase produces the protein MNDKHSSKDAATASDDCGCAPTPAESRAFWKNGSVTRRSALTMGALSVVALSAFGVSSGVTAAYAATYPSWDDVQRAMANQSSKAAEVTRIEGLIQSLTQRVADAQAKAQLAGEEYNTAQLAYFDAIAVAEELQAQADAQAVVADDATKKAAQLAAQLYRNGGDDTALELFFAGSADNADELLSRLGSMDKVYQYNQTVHDNAVAARNSAQSLTDQAVVARTERDRLQQIAEQKMIEAQAAADAAQVALDEQTANLSTMQAQLAALKDATATTVAGYQEGVRVAEEQRRQREAAEAAAAAAGNNGGGGGGGGGGTGGSPGTGGWVRPHGGHRSAGYGPRPKPCAACSGYHYGVDLANGCGAAIYAANSGTVDYAGPRGNYGNYIRIQHGGGVSSGYAHIRDGGFAVRNGARVSSGQVIAYAGNTGASVGCHLHFEVYLNGAYTNPITFLADRGISV
- a CDS encoding inorganic diphosphatase, producing MGAHDAVIEIPRGSRVKYEVDHETGRVHLDRVLYTTFGYPADYGYFDNTLGEDGDPLDVLVLLDHAIYPGVVVEVRPVAVLKMSDEAGGDDKLVAVLSKDPRWAHIQDIDDIAEYTKKEIAHFFEHYKDLEPNKWVKVDEWGDAAEAQRILDEAIVRFGEQGH
- a CDS encoding TMEM175 family protein; the protein is MREHTVRFRTERFKAFVDAVVAIAMTLLILPLMESVSDAASNRLSTAEFFDEHSGQLLSFGLSFVLIATFWMGHHRQYRDVEWITSPLLWINIAWMATIVWLPVPTAMIGQMDTDLLQPVVYIGTLILTQVTTLAGWLYLLRHPDFTTTPVETLRAGVIGDLAAIILFLIALAIAVFVQPYGYAGLLVLLLSGVVTKLLDRVALRRRAAG
- the tilS gene encoding tRNA lysidine(34) synthetase TilS, which codes for MPSLSPAIAEIRLAVRTALADLPEGSAVVVALSGGADSLALAAATAFEAPKLGLRVGSLTVDHGLQDDSDAVAARAAQTATALGLGALIVRVDVGDEGGPEAAARDARYRALKDAAADVGASAVLLGHTLDDQAETVLLGLARGSGAASLQGMAPVREDDDGVRWVRPLLGVRRETTRAFCAASDLEVWDDPHNSEDRFARVRVRERVLPVLESELGPGIAEALARTAEQLREDAEAFDEMIHETIEDIVEHAEAGISVSVAALAANPAALRNRIIRLIVDSEFGVSLTRLQTLEVARLATDWAGQGPIDLPACSAARLGGRIVFAAR
- a CDS encoding DUF937 domain-containing protein, translated to MALDDILTQVPIDDIAAKLGVSPEVAKSAVEQGGAVLLGGLAKNASTPEGSSAIESALKRHEGKAGASKVDDIDQADGGKIVSHILGADEKKVTQKLTESKETAGIDFGKLLPILAPIVMGLIANATKGTSTKTETAEAQSGGGGIGDVIGGLLGGGSSSGGGGIGDLLGGLLGGGKSSGGGGIGDLLGGLLGGGKK